The following coding sequences lie in one Apium graveolens cultivar Ventura chromosome 3, ASM990537v1, whole genome shotgun sequence genomic window:
- the LOC141713919 gene encoding uncharacterized protein LOC141713919, with protein MEMVGHPFTWERGRDTENWMKIRLDRALTNTDWLNMFPMAKLYNLESTSNDHSPNLLVPQYRGRRDVKSTVKYKEARDKLTNISNQREIFWRQRSKQLWFRVGDRNSKYFHWCASTRRRNNQINKLKNDDGQWMEWENGLRDLMSDYCLKLFAASEIDWREVVSYIPTKVTRDQNDMLLQQVMVEEVKQALFQMNSDKALGLDGMTPGFY; from the exons ATGGAGATGGTTGGTCATCCGTTTACGTGGGAAAGAGGGAGGGATACtgaaaattggatgaagatacGGCTGGACAGAGCATTGACAAATACAGATTGGTTGAACATGTTCCCCATGGCCAAACTTTACAATCTTGAAAGTACTTCCAATGACCATAGCCCAAATTTACTTGTTCCTCAG TATAGAGGCAGAAGAGATGTTAAGTCGACGGTGAAGTATAAAGAAGCTAGGGACAAGTTAACAAATATATCAAACCAAAGAGAAATTTTCTGGAGGCAGAGGTCAAAGCAATTATGGTTTCGGGTAGGGGATCGAAATAGCAAATATTTTCACTGGTGTGCTTCTACTAGAAGGAGAAATAATCAAATTAACAAGCTTAAAAATGATGATGGTCAATGGATGGAATGGGAGAATGGGCTTAGAGATTTAATGTCGGATTATTGTTTGAAGTTGTTTGCAGCTTCAGAGATTGATTGGCGGGAGGTGGTAAGTTACATACCTACAAAAGTTACGAGAGATCAGAATGATATGTTGCTACAACAGGTCATGGTGGAAGAAGTCAAACAAGCCCTATTTCAAATGAACTCGGACAAGGCACTAGGCCTTGATGGAATGACACCGGGGTTTTACTAG
- the LOC141711799 gene encoding 2,3-bisphosphoglycerate-independent phosphoglycerate mutase, with protein sequence MGSSGNTWKLEDHPKLPKGKIVAMVVLDGWGEAKPNKFNCIANADTPTMDSLKNGAPDKWRLVRAHGTAVGLPTEDDMGNSEVGHNALGAGRIFAQGAKLCDLALESGKLFEGDGFKYIKESFESGTLHLIGLLSDGGVHSRLDQLQLLLKGASEHGAKRIRIHALTDGRDVLDGSSVGFVETIENDLAKLREKGVDAKFASGGGRMHVTMDRYENDWNVVKRGWDAQVLGEAPHKFKSALEAIKTLRAQPNANDQYLPPFVIVDENDKAVGPIVDGDAVVTFNYRADRMVMAAKAFEYENFDKFDRVRVPKIRYAGMLQYDGELKLPSHYLVSPPEIDRTSGEYLTHNGVRTYACSETVKFGHVTFFWNGNRSGYFNPDMEEYVEIQSDVGITFNVQPKMKALEIAEKARDAILGRKFHQVRVNLPNGDMVGHTGDIEATVVACKAADEAVKIILDAIEQVGGIYVVTADHGNAEDMVKRDKKGEPLVDKNGNVSILTSHTLEPVPIAIGGPGLSPGVRFRKDVPNGGLANVAATVMNLHGFVAPSDYETTLIEVVDN encoded by the exons ATGGGTAGCAGTGGTAATACATGGAAATTGGAGGATCATCCGAAATTACCCAAGGGTAAGATCGTGGCTATGGTGGTTTTGGATGGATGGGGTGAAGCTAAACCTAATAAGTTTAATTGTATTGCTAATGCCGATACTCCTACCATGGATTCCCTAAAAAAT GGTGCACCTGATAAATGGAGATTGGTGAGGGCACATGGGACTGCTGTGGGGCTTCCTACGGAGGATGATATGGGTAACAGTGAGGTCGGTCATAATGCTCTCGGTGCAGGTCGCATTTTTGCTCAAGG TGCAAAGCTCTGTGACCTCGCACTGGAGTCTGGAAAGCTTTTTGAAGGAGATGGATTTAAGTACATTAAGGAATCTTTTGAAAGTGGCACATTGCACCTCATTGGGCTGTTGAGTGATGGTGGTGTCCACTCCCGGCTTGATCAGTTGCAG TTGTTGCTGAAAGGTGCCAGCGAGCATGGTGCCAAAAGAATCCGCATTCATGCTCTCACTGATGGCCGTGATGTATTGGATGGTTCAAGTGTTGGCTTTGTTGAAACTATTGAGAATGATCTGGCTAAATTGCGTGAAAAAGGCGTTGATGCGAAGTTTGCATCGGGTGGAGGTCGGATGCATGTTACAATGGATCGATACGAG AATGACTGGAATGTTGTAAAAAGAGGATGGGATGCGCAAGTCCTTGGTGAAGCACCACACAAATTCAAGAGTGCCCTTGAAGCTATTAAAACTTTAAGAGCGCAACCCAATGCTAATGATCAGTATTTACCTCCTTTCGTTATAGTAGATGAAAATGACAAGGCAGTTGGGCCCATTGTTGACGGAGATGCCGTGGTAACATTTAACTACAGAGCAGATCGTATGGTGATGGCTGCCAAGGCATTTGAATATGAGAACTTTGATAAATTTGATCGAGTTCGAGTTCCTAAAATTCGTTATGCCGGGATGCTTCAGTACGATGGAGAGCTGAAGCTGCCAAGTCACTACCTTGTTTCTCCTCCGGAGATAGATAGAACATCTGGTGAATACCTGACACATAACGGTGTACGTACTTATGCTTGCAG TGAGACTGTTAAATTTGGTCATGTTACCTTTTTCTGGAATGGAAACCGCTCTGGATATTTCAACCCAGATATGGAAGAATATGTTGAAATTCAAAGTGACGTTGGGATTACCTTCAACGTCCAACCAAAGATGAAGGCCTTGGAGATTGCCGAGAAGGCAAGGGATGCCATCCTTGGTCGTAAATTCCATCAG GTACGTGTTAACCTGCCAAATGGAGACATGGTGGGGCATACTGGTGACATTGAAGCAACAGTTGTGGCTTGCAAAGCTGCTGATGAAGCTGTCAAG ATAATCCTTGATGCGATTGAGCAAGTGGGAGGGATATATGTTGTTACTGCAGATCATGGAAATGCAGAGGACATGGTTAAGAGAGACAAGAAAGGGGAACCACTTGTTGATAAAAATGGAAACGTTTCAATACTCACTTCTCACACTCTTGAACCG GTTCCAATTGCGATTGGTGGTCCGGGACTGTCACCTGGTGTCAGATTCCGCAAGGATGTCCCTAATGGTGGGCTGGCCAATGTGGCAGCAACAGTTATGAATTTACATGGTTTTGTGGCGCCTAGCGATTATGAGACGACCCTAATTGAGGTTGTTGATAACTAG